One window of Marinobacterium aestuarii genomic DNA carries:
- a CDS encoding LysR family transcriptional regulator, whose product MNLRQMEAFRAVMLTGSVSQAAKQLFKTQPAVSMLLSALEQEIGFQLFERRKKRLYPTPEAKYLFDEVESIFSRIHDVSQTVRDIQNKQFGYLRIGCMPGPSTFFVPDLVADFLEAHPRVQVSLQTRTSPSVIEWVASNQYDIGLAEITSRDQGVDTDSVSLPCLCALPAAHPLAAQELITPALLDDEAMITLHPDHMTFHDLQKHFEQAGVRMNVRLQTRFFIPALRFVERGLGVCIMDPISVASYCSYAAPGKVVFRRFEPEIRLKFGIMYPADLPRSGITQVFAEQLHGRILDLQESPQRLTLW is encoded by the coding sequence ATGAACCTGCGTCAGATGGAAGCGTTTCGAGCGGTGATGCTCACAGGCTCCGTATCCCAGGCGGCCAAACAGCTGTTCAAGACTCAGCCGGCGGTGAGCATGTTGCTGAGTGCGCTGGAGCAGGAGATCGGCTTTCAGCTGTTTGAACGGCGCAAGAAACGGCTATATCCAACGCCCGAGGCCAAATACCTGTTCGACGAGGTGGAGTCGATTTTTTCGCGCATACACGATGTTTCCCAGACAGTGCGTGATATTCAGAACAAGCAGTTCGGCTATCTGCGTATCGGCTGCATGCCGGGGCCGTCCACTTTCTTTGTGCCGGATCTGGTGGCGGATTTTCTCGAGGCGCACCCGCGGGTACAGGTCTCACTGCAAACCCGCACCTCGCCCTCGGTCATCGAATGGGTTGCGTCCAACCAGTACGATATTGGCCTGGCGGAGATCACCAGCCGGGATCAGGGTGTCGATACCGACAGTGTTTCCCTGCCGTGCCTCTGTGCGCTGCCGGCGGCCCATCCGCTGGCGGCACAGGAGCTGATCACGCCCGCGCTGCTCGATGACGAGGCCATGATTACGCTGCACCCGGACCACATGACCTTTCATGATCTGCAAAAGCATTTTGAACAGGCGGGTGTGCGCATGAATGTGCGCCTGCAGACGCGCTTTTTTATTCCGGCGCTGCGCTTTGTCGAACGCGGGCTCGGTGTCTGCATCATGGATCCGATATCGGTGGCCAGCTATTGCAGCTATGCGGCGCCCGGCAAGGTGGTATTCCGGCGTTTCGAGCCCGAGATCAGGCTCAAGTTCGGTATCATGTACCCGGCGGATCTGCCGCGCTCCGGCATTACCCAGGTATTTGCCGAGCAGCTGCACGGGCGGATACTGGATTTGCAGGAGAGCCCGCAGCGTTTAACGCTCTGGTAA
- a CDS encoding TAXI family TRAP transporter solute-binding subunit yields the protein MRLKTLIAGTALAATTALSGFSQAAEMQFFRIGSGSAGGSYFPIAGLIANAISSPPGSRPCEDGGSCGVPGLVAIAQSSNASVANATGVQTGQMESGLAIAGIVHTAYNGGGKFEGQAKYDKLRVIANLFPEEMHLVLPKGAKLNSLQDLKGKRVGIAQAGSGTQVAVLQLLSQFGLDRSNIDEAELNNTQSAEHLADGQLDAYFYVAGTPVAAIVQLDATRGMELYSFSDEERAIIEKALPYYYSETIPGGTYEGVDYDVKTLAGGAQWMTNADVSEELVYDITKALWNDSTRQLFESGHPKARLIKLDTALSGVTIPLHPGAEKFYREAGVLH from the coding sequence ATGCGCCTCAAGACCCTTATCGCCGGTACCGCACTGGCCGCCACCACCGCCCTGTCCGGCTTCAGCCAGGCCGCCGAAATGCAGTTCTTTCGCATTGGCAGCGGCAGCGCCGGTGGATCCTACTTCCCCATTGCCGGCCTGATCGCCAACGCCATCAGCAGCCCGCCGGGCTCACGTCCCTGTGAAGACGGCGGCAGCTGCGGCGTTCCGGGCCTGGTCGCCATTGCGCAGTCCTCCAATGCCTCGGTTGCCAATGCCACCGGTGTGCAGACCGGGCAGATGGAATCGGGCCTCGCCATTGCCGGCATCGTCCATACCGCCTACAACGGCGGCGGCAAGTTTGAAGGTCAGGCCAAATACGACAAGCTGCGCGTGATCGCCAACCTGTTTCCCGAAGAAATGCACCTGGTGCTGCCCAAGGGGGCCAAACTGAATTCGCTGCAAGACCTCAAGGGCAAGCGCGTCGGCATTGCCCAGGCGGGCTCCGGCACCCAGGTGGCGGTATTGCAGCTGCTGAGTCAGTTCGGCCTGGACCGCTCCAACATCGACGAAGCCGAGCTGAATAACACCCAGAGCGCCGAGCACCTGGCCGACGGCCAGCTCGATGCCTACTTCTATGTCGCCGGCACACCGGTGGCCGCCATCGTGCAACTGGATGCAACCCGGGGCATGGAGCTGTACTCCTTCAGTGACGAGGAAAGGGCCATTATCGAGAAGGCCCTGCCCTACTACTATTCCGAAACCATCCCCGGCGGCACCTACGAAGGCGTGGACTATGACGTCAAAACGCTGGCCGGCGGCGCCCAGTGGATGACCAACGCCGATGTCTCCGAAGAGCTCGTGTACGACATCACCAAGGCGCTGTGGAATGACAGCACCCGCCAGCTGTTCGAAAGCGGCCATCCCAAGGCCCGCCTGATCAAGCTGGACACGGCTCTGAGCGGCGTCACCATTCCGCTGCATCCGGGCGCCGAAAAGTTCTACCGCGAAGCCGGCGTACTGCACTAA
- a CDS encoding sodium:solute symporter family protein: protein MHLYDMLGLAGYFVLLIYIGYSSAKKVKSSADFAVAGNRIIWPILFATLAASFLGGGASMGRASKAFEDGYAFMFAATAFPIATVLSGLYIAPRLKRYVNAQTIGDIMEQHFGAPARLFTGLFSLVFCVGILGAQALAVGTVFNAVLGIEVSSGILLGMAVVLIYSTLGGLWAVIQTDVVQFLLLAIFLPVTMVVGVQAVGGPAELISRLPEGHFSLMGDYSAAMFISIFIAFLLGETLVPPYTQRALAAPDAGNARLGYSLAGVFGFLFYFVTTTIGLVALVLYPDISPDQALPALIRSLLPVGVTGLVLAALLAVVMSTADSYLNSAAVIFVRDIYQRFIDPGVTERRRLRIERWVNLLIGIGAVIFALYASSIIDALLLSYSLWAPTVLIPFVAGVLFDLKCSRSAISAMLAGALVTLIWQSAPQDLQAFTGVSALMAGVLANGLVFTLVYRLNRAAGANPESSF from the coding sequence ATGCATCTGTACGATATGCTGGGTCTGGCCGGGTACTTTGTGCTGCTGATCTACATCGGTTACAGCAGCGCAAAAAAGGTGAAATCCAGCGCGGATTTTGCGGTGGCGGGCAACCGGATCATCTGGCCCATACTGTTTGCCACCCTGGCGGCGTCTTTCCTCGGCGGCGGCGCTTCCATGGGGCGCGCCAGCAAGGCCTTTGAAGATGGCTACGCCTTCATGTTTGCCGCCACGGCCTTCCCCATTGCCACGGTACTGTCGGGGCTCTACATAGCGCCTCGGCTCAAGCGTTATGTGAATGCCCAGACCATCGGCGACATCATGGAGCAGCACTTCGGGGCGCCGGCGCGGCTCTTCACCGGGCTGTTTTCACTGGTGTTCTGTGTCGGCATTCTGGGTGCCCAGGCGCTGGCGGTGGGCACGGTGTTCAACGCGGTGCTCGGCATCGAAGTCAGCAGCGGCATTCTGCTGGGCATGGCCGTGGTGCTGATCTACTCTACCCTCGGTGGCCTCTGGGCGGTGATTCAGACCGATGTGGTGCAGTTTCTGCTGCTGGCCATCTTCCTGCCGGTAACCATGGTGGTGGGTGTGCAGGCTGTTGGCGGCCCCGCCGAGCTGATCAGCCGGCTGCCCGAAGGCCACTTCAGCCTGATGGGCGACTACAGCGCCGCCATGTTTATCAGTATTTTCATTGCCTTCCTGCTGGGTGAAACCCTGGTGCCGCCCTATACCCAGCGCGCGCTGGCGGCCCCCGATGCAGGCAATGCCAGGCTCGGTTACAGCCTGGCGGGGGTCTTCGGCTTTCTGTTCTATTTTGTCACCACCACCATCGGCCTGGTCGCGCTGGTGCTGTACCCGGATATAAGCCCGGATCAGGCGCTGCCTGCGCTGATCCGCAGTCTGCTGCCGGTGGGAGTCACGGGTCTTGTGCTGGCGGCGCTGCTGGCGGTGGTGATGTCGACCGCCGATTCCTACCTGAATTCCGCCGCCGTCATTTTTGTTCGCGATATTTACCAGCGCTTTATCGACCCCGGGGTGACGGAGCGGCGGCGTTTGCGTATCGAACGCTGGGTTAACCTGCTGATCGGCATAGGGGCGGTGATCTTCGCGCTCTATGCCAGTTCCATTATCGATGCGCTGCTGCTGAGCTACAGTCTCTGGGCGCCGACGGTACTGATTCCCTTTGTCGCCGGTGTACTGTTTGATCTCAAATGCAGCCGCTCGGCCATCAGCGCCATGCTGGCCGGCGCTCTGGTGACGCTGATCTGGCAGAGCGCGCCCCAGGATCTGCAGGCGTTCACCGGTGTGAGTGCACTTATGGCCGGTGTGCTGGCCAATGGCCTGGTCTTTACGCTGGTGTACCGTCTAAACCGCGCCGCGGGCGCGAATCCTGAATCCAGCTTTTAA